The proteins below are encoded in one region of Candidatus Thiodiazotropha sp. LNASS1:
- a CDS encoding CoA ester lyase → MAYKNRLHRSELAVPGSNMRMIEKAPHAGADLVFLDLEDAVAISDKEQARRNVIHALNSLDWSKCSVSVRINGLDSHFCYRDIVDVVEQAGDKLDTLLVPKVGQPSDLQFVALLLEQIEAAKGFKPINLHALIETAMGMANVEAIAQSCPDRLEALVFGVADYAASTQARTISMGGVNPDYHVLSDPNDQGQRKTYLGNQWHFAMSRLIVACRAYGLRPIDGPFGDISDPDGYLAVAKSFAALGGEGKWAIHPSQVPLANQIFSPDEEEIERARRVLDAMEKAAAEGLGAVSLDGRMIDAASIRQAEVIIEKMNQIEGKAVSKEAVA, encoded by the coding sequence TCGGAGCGAACTGGCTGTGCCAGGCAGTAACATGCGGATGATTGAAAAGGCGCCGCATGCCGGAGCTGATCTGGTGTTTCTCGATTTGGAAGATGCTGTCGCCATTTCCGACAAGGAGCAGGCACGGCGGAATGTCATTCATGCACTCAACAGCCTCGATTGGTCGAAGTGCTCCGTATCCGTAAGGATCAATGGCTTGGACTCACACTTTTGCTATCGCGATATCGTCGATGTGGTGGAGCAGGCGGGGGACAAGCTGGATACCCTCTTGGTACCGAAAGTCGGTCAACCGTCGGATCTGCAGTTTGTCGCCCTGTTGCTGGAGCAGATTGAGGCGGCGAAGGGATTCAAGCCGATTAATCTGCATGCCTTGATCGAAACCGCCATGGGTATGGCGAATGTGGAAGCGATTGCGCAAAGCTGTCCCGATCGCCTTGAGGCACTGGTGTTCGGTGTCGCTGATTATGCCGCTTCAACGCAGGCCAGAACCATCAGTATGGGCGGGGTGAATCCCGACTATCATGTGCTCAGTGATCCCAATGACCAGGGACAGCGTAAGACCTATCTGGGCAACCAGTGGCATTTCGCCATGTCGCGCTTGATCGTTGCCTGTCGCGCCTATGGACTCAGACCCATCGACGGACCGTTCGGTGACATCAGCGATCCTGATGGCTATCTCGCTGTGGCAAAATCATTCGCCGCCCTTGGGGGGGAGGGAAAGTGGGCCATACACCCCTCACAGGTTCCGCTTGCCAATCAGATTTTTTCCCCTGATGAGGAGGAGATCGAACGGGCAAGAAGAGTTTTGGACGCAATGGAAAAAGCGGCAGCCGAAGGATTGGGTGCGGTCAGTCTCGATGGCCGCATGATCGATGCCGCATCCATTCGCCAGGCCGAGGTGATCATTGAAAAGATGAACCAGATAGAGGGCAAGGCCGTCAGCAAGGAGGCCGTTGCATGA
- the sucC gene encoding ADP-forming succinate--CoA ligase subunit beta, with protein MNIHEYQTKELFRSYKIPVPEGRMAHSANQALSMAEQLGGDGWVVKAQIHAGGRGKAGGVQLATSLEEVQEHAENLIGRRLVTRQTGEVGRLVNRVLVEQVHQIDTEYYLGLVIDRGSQRITLIASAAGGMEIEEVARATPEKVIREVVDPAVGLQDFQCRKVAAGIGLSGKNIVKAARIMKSLYRCFRDKDALMVEINPLVMTTDGEFLALDAKMSFDGNALFRHSEITDLRDFDEEDPKEVEASGHDLNYIALDGSVGCIVNGAGLAMATMDAISLYGGKPANFLDVGGGASPEKIANAFRIVLEDPNVKVVMLNIYAGINRCDWIAEGIVKAMAELSVEVPVVVRLAGTNLEAGREILANSGLDYIHADRLSDAAEKSVQAVNQGVAA; from the coding sequence ATGAACATACATGAGTATCAGACAAAGGAGCTGTTTCGCAGCTACAAGATACCCGTACCGGAGGGACGCATGGCCCATTCGGCCAACCAGGCCCTCTCAATGGCGGAACAGCTGGGTGGTGACGGTTGGGTCGTCAAGGCGCAGATCCATGCCGGCGGTCGGGGTAAGGCCGGTGGTGTTCAACTGGCGACGAGCCTCGAAGAGGTGCAGGAGCATGCTGAGAACCTGATAGGCAGGCGCCTGGTGACCAGGCAGACCGGAGAAGTCGGGCGTTTGGTCAACCGGGTATTGGTTGAACAGGTTCATCAGATCGATACGGAATACTACCTCGGCCTGGTGATCGATCGCGGTAGCCAGCGGATTACCCTGATTGCTTCCGCCGCCGGTGGAATGGAGATTGAAGAGGTGGCCAGGGCAACACCGGAAAAAGTGATCCGGGAAGTGGTCGATCCGGCGGTGGGCCTGCAGGATTTTCAGTGTCGCAAAGTGGCCGCCGGCATCGGTCTCAGTGGTAAAAATATTGTTAAAGCGGCACGTATCATGAAGAGTCTTTATCGCTGCTTTCGTGATAAGGATGCCCTGATGGTCGAAATCAATCCACTGGTGATGACCACAGATGGTGAGTTTCTGGCCCTGGACGCAAAAATGTCCTTTGATGGTAATGCCCTGTTCAGGCATTCGGAAATTACCGATCTTCGTGATTTTGATGAGGAGGATCCAAAAGAGGTTGAGGCCTCGGGCCATGATCTCAACTATATTGCCCTGGATGGCAGTGTCGGCTGTATCGTCAATGGCGCCGGACTGGCCATGGCGACGATGGATGCCATCAGTCTGTATGGCGGGAAACCGGCTAATTTTCTCGATGTCGGCGGTGGCGCTTCACCGGAGAAGATCGCCAATGCCTTCCGTATCGTGCTGGAGGACCCAAACGTCAAGGTTGTCATGCTGAATATCTATGCCGGAATCAACCGCTGCGACTGGATTGCGGAAGGTATCGTCAAGGCGATGGCGGAGCTCTCGGTCGAGGTGCCGGTCGTGGTGAGATTGGCAGGCACCAACCTGGAAGCGGGCAGAGAGATACTGGCAAACTCGGGACTCGACTACATACATGCCGACCGGTTGAGTGATGCCGCGGAAAAGTCGGTACAGGCAGTCAATCAGGGGGTGGCGGCATGA
- the sucD gene encoding succinate--CoA ligase subunit alpha: MSILVNKDSRVIFQGFTGQHATFHAEEAIRMGTQVVGGVTPGKGGQIHIDRPVFDTVRDAVVQAGADVSVVFVPPPFSADAVMEAIEAGIKVIVVITDGVPVQDMVRVKRYLIGHDAIIVGPNTAGVITPEECKVGIMPAHIYPKGRVGIVSRSGTLNYEAVEQMSELGLGVSTSVSIGGDPVNGCDFLTLLEKFADDDETEAVLMIGEIGGAQEVEAAAWARDHLNKPLIGFIAGATAPPGRRMGHAGAIISGEGDTAQAKMQRLAELGVHVVQNAAEIGKTVHHSFK, translated from the coding sequence ATGAGTATCCTCGTCAATAAGGATTCACGAGTCATTTTTCAGGGCTTTACCGGGCAACATGCCACGTTTCATGCCGAGGAAGCAATCCGGATGGGAACTCAGGTTGTGGGTGGCGTCACACCGGGCAAAGGCGGTCAAATCCATATCGACAGGCCGGTATTCGATACCGTGAGGGATGCGGTAGTCCAGGCCGGCGCCGATGTCAGTGTGGTCTTTGTACCGCCGCCTTTCAGTGCCGATGCCGTGATGGAAGCCATCGAAGCGGGGATCAAGGTAATCGTTGTGATCACCGACGGTGTACCGGTGCAGGATATGGTCAGGGTGAAGCGCTACCTGATCGGTCACGATGCCATCATCGTCGGTCCCAACACGGCAGGGGTGATCACTCCGGAAGAGTGTAAGGTCGGGATCATGCCGGCCCATATCTACCCGAAGGGACGTGTTGGGATCGTTTCTCGTTCGGGCACCCTGAACTATGAAGCGGTGGAGCAGATGAGTGAACTGGGACTGGGGGTCTCAACCAGTGTCAGTATCGGTGGCGATCCTGTGAATGGTTGTGATTTTCTGACCCTGCTGGAGAAGTTTGCCGATGACGACGAGACCGAGGCGGTACTGATGATCGGCGAGATCGGTGGCGCCCAAGAGGTCGAGGCGGCTGCCTGGGCCAGGGATCACCTGAACAAGCCCCTGATCGGTTTCATTGCCGGTGCGACGGCACCGCCGGGGCGCAGAATGGGACATGCCGGAGCGATTATCTCCGGAGAGGGGGATACTGCCCAGGCTAAAATGCAGCGTCTGGCAGAATTGGGTGTCCATGTCGTGCAGAATGCCGCGGAAATCGGCAAGACGGTTCACCACAGCTTTAAATGA
- a CDS encoding TlpA family protein disulfide reductase, translating to MGIWLCLGLAPAQAELPPLTHDLIPVSESRSAPDLRLPDMDDEIVDIRSLKGKVVVVNFWATWCPPCRREMPSLEQLYQATKERGVVVLAVNIGEDVDAIFPFLGRVEPSPSFPILLDSDSSSPSAWKVRGLPTTFVVAPDGKLAFQAVGGREFSHPDLINQLMSLFEEGNIK from the coding sequence ATGGGAATATGGTTGTGTCTGGGACTTGCCCCGGCGCAGGCGGAACTCCCTCCGTTGACCCATGACCTGATACCGGTCTCGGAATCACGATCGGCGCCCGATCTGCGATTACCCGATATGGATGATGAGATAGTCGATATACGATCGCTGAAGGGCAAGGTTGTCGTCGTCAACTTCTGGGCAACCTGGTGCCCCCCCTGCAGGCGTGAGATGCCATCTCTGGAACAGCTCTATCAGGCGACAAAAGAGCGGGGTGTCGTGGTGTTGGCTGTCAATATCGGTGAGGACGTCGATGCCATCTTTCCCTTTCTCGGCAGAGTGGAGCCCTCGCCCAGCTTCCCGATCCTGCTCGACAGTGACTCCTCAAGCCCGTCAGCTTGGAAGGTGAGGGGGTTGCCTACTACGTTCGTGGTTGCCCCTGACGGTAAACTGGCCTTTCAGGCAGTGGGTGGTCGCGAATTCAGTCATCCCGATCTGATCAACCAGCTGATGAGCCTGTTTGAGGAAGGGAACATTAAATGA
- a CDS encoding AAA family ATPase, with translation MKRLLILNSKGGCGKTTIATNLAGFYAASGTSTALFDYDPQGSSKRWLELRPDQFPDISGVFAAKTTQGSVTRSFALRVPPDTQRIIVDTPASMKRLEMMEMLRSATAVVVPVLPSGIDCHVTLDFLKQLGDLVRQMGLNLPIGIVANRVRLNTRAFKKLKASLEDLDVPLVAFLRESQNYVYAAESGCAVVDLKQPAFKKDNQQWSILINWLETGELLSSIPPSNNESQHALNLC, from the coding sequence ATGAAAAGGCTTTTGATCCTCAACAGCAAGGGAGGCTGTGGAAAGACAACGATAGCGACAAATCTGGCGGGTTTTTATGCCGCTTCAGGGACGTCGACAGCACTCTTCGATTACGATCCTCAGGGATCCAGCAAGCGTTGGTTGGAGCTGCGTCCAGACCAATTTCCAGACATCAGTGGTGTGTTTGCCGCCAAGACCACTCAAGGAAGTGTCACACGTTCCTTTGCCCTACGGGTCCCCCCGGATACGCAACGCATCATTGTGGATACCCCCGCATCGATGAAACGTCTGGAAATGATGGAGATGCTGCGCTCGGCAACAGCGGTTGTGGTGCCTGTACTCCCATCCGGAATCGATTGTCATGTCACTTTGGATTTTCTCAAGCAGCTTGGTGACCTGGTCCGTCAGATGGGGCTCAATCTTCCGATAGGTATCGTTGCCAACCGGGTGCGCCTCAATACACGTGCGTTCAAGAAGCTTAAAGCGTCGTTGGAGGATCTGGATGTGCCTCTGGTGGCCTTTCTGAGAGAGTCGCAAAACTATGTTTATGCGGCCGAGTCGGGATGTGCGGTAGTCGACTTGAAACAACCTGCATTTAAAAAAGACAATCAACAATGGTCGATACTGATCAACTGGCTGGAGACAGGTGAGCTTCTGTCATCCATCCCTCCCAGCAACAACGAATCGCAACACGCACTCAATCTGTGCTAG
- the ettA gene encoding energy-dependent translational throttle protein EttA, giving the protein MAQYIYTMNRVGKIVPPKKPILRDISLSFFPGAKIGVLGLNGAGKSTLLRIMAGVDTDIEGEARPQPGIRIGYLSQEPQLDETTDVRGNVEAALGDVKQALDRLDEVYAAYAEADADFDALAKEQAELENIIQATDGHNIERQLEIAADALRLPPWDADVKTLSGGERRRVALCRLLLEKPDMLLLDEPTNHLDAESVAWLERFLHEYSGTVVAVTHDRYFLDNVAGWILELDRGYGIPWEGNYSSWLEQKEQRLEQESHEEAAHIKSMKAELDWVRSNPKGRHAKSKARLQRFEELQSQEFQKRNETNELYIPPGPRLGDLVIDTVGLRKSFGDRMLYDDLTFNLPKGGIVGIIGPNGAGKTTLFRIITDQEKPDAGEMRIGETVEIAYVDQSRDALDANKTVWEEISDSQDIITVDRFQMQSRAYVSRFNFKGSDQQKRIGDLSGGERNRVHLAKLLKSGGNLLLLDEPTNDLDVETLRALEEALLSFPGCAVIISHDRWFLDRIATHILAFEGDSGVVWFEGNYADYEADRKQRLGAEADQPHRIRYKRLSS; this is encoded by the coding sequence ATGGCCCAGTACATTTACACGATGAACAGGGTGGGCAAGATCGTCCCACCTAAGAAACCGATATTACGCGATATATCACTCTCCTTTTTCCCCGGCGCCAAGATCGGTGTGCTGGGTCTCAATGGCGCCGGCAAATCAACCCTGTTACGTATTATGGCGGGTGTCGATACTGACATTGAAGGAGAAGCACGACCGCAGCCAGGCATCCGCATCGGCTACCTGTCCCAGGAACCACAATTGGACGAAACCACTGATGTGCGTGGTAATGTGGAAGCCGCGTTGGGCGATGTAAAACAGGCCCTGGACCGCTTAGACGAGGTCTACGCCGCTTATGCAGAGGCGGATGCCGATTTCGACGCCCTGGCGAAGGAGCAGGCTGAACTCGAAAATATTATCCAGGCCACTGATGGACACAATATCGAGCGCCAACTGGAAATTGCCGCTGATGCCCTGCGTCTGCCGCCCTGGGATGCCGATGTTAAAACCCTATCGGGTGGTGAAAGGCGTCGTGTGGCTCTGTGTAGATTACTGCTTGAAAAACCCGATATGCTGCTGCTCGACGAACCCACCAACCATCTGGATGCGGAATCGGTGGCCTGGTTGGAACGATTTCTCCATGAATACAGCGGCACAGTGGTTGCGGTCACCCATGACCGCTATTTTCTCGACAATGTTGCCGGCTGGATTCTTGAACTGGACCGTGGTTATGGCATCCCATGGGAGGGTAACTACTCTTCCTGGCTGGAACAGAAGGAGCAACGCCTGGAACAGGAGTCCCACGAGGAAGCGGCCCATATCAAGAGCATGAAGGCGGAGTTGGATTGGGTTCGCTCCAATCCCAAAGGACGCCATGCAAAAAGCAAGGCCCGTCTACAGCGTTTTGAAGAGTTGCAGTCTCAGGAGTTTCAGAAACGTAATGAGACCAATGAACTCTATATTCCCCCGGGACCGCGGCTGGGCGATCTGGTAATCGACACAGTAGGCCTCAGAAAATCCTTCGGCGATCGTATGCTATACGACGACCTCACCTTCAACCTACCCAAAGGTGGCATTGTCGGCATCATAGGCCCCAATGGTGCGGGAAAAACAACGTTGTTTCGCATCATCACCGACCAGGAGAAGCCCGACGCCGGAGAGATGCGCATCGGTGAGACCGTGGAAATCGCCTATGTGGACCAGAGCCGTGATGCCCTGGACGCAAACAAGACGGTTTGGGAGGAGATCTCGGACTCCCAGGATATCATCACCGTAGACCGCTTTCAGATGCAATCCCGAGCCTATGTCAGCCGCTTCAACTTCAAGGGTTCCGATCAGCAGAAACGTATCGGCGATCTCTCCGGCGGTGAACGCAACCGGGTGCACCTGGCGAAGTTGTTAAAAAGCGGCGGAAATCTGTTGCTCCTCGATGAACCGACCAATGATCTCGATGTGGAGACACTGCGCGCCCTGGAAGAGGCCCTGCTCTCCTTCCCCGGTTGTGCGGTCATCATCAGCCATGACCGCTGGTTCCTCGACCGCATCGCCACCCATATACTCGCCTTCGAGGGGGATTCAGGCGTGGTGTGGTTTGAAGGCAACTATGCCGACTATGAGGCCGATCGCAAACAGCGTCTCGGCGCTGAGGCCGATCAACCGCATCGAATCAGATACAAGCGCCTGAGCAGTTGA
- a CDS encoding EAL domain-containing protein: MHPYYPAPWRGIEGNFESLPTDINTNRPKRSYNARILIADDEPRARASLKEILRFTGYETTLAECGREAIDLLNSGTFDLILLDLNMPDLHGHKVMEHIDSYQLNCDIIVVSGETTFDHATMALRKGAQDFLRKPYAPDELLRSVANVLERRQLKASNQSIQLRLQESESLHKFIVNNSPDMIYLLDHEGRFAFINERVKSLLGYDQKEIIGEHFSKLIHTEDIERAHFTFNERRAGERATRSAELKLSSKNNNGSRFFDSGTVPVELSSIGIYTTNDDKTKSFIGTYGVARDISERKQAEELIKYQLYHDLLTNLPNRSLFRDRLNMAMAQSKRSGKKLAIMYLDMDRFKIINDSLGHYVGDELLKMVGQRLRSELREADTLARVGGDEFNLLVPEINDIQDARNLAEKILRLTLEPFIIKNEEIFISFSIGISIYPSDGDTKDSLIKHADIAMYKVKNAGKNGYAFYSEKMKAHFSQSLDIENGLRKAISTNELCLYYQPQFDINNGYMRGVEALVRWKHPEKGTIQPNEFISVAEESGLIIPLGEWVLRRACTDIKRWMEHEGITLQLSVNISMQQLEMDQFVNKALKIIKRHQLPKNTLELEITEHAIMQDMEKAIDALTKLSHKGIRIAIDDFGTGYSSLGYLQNLPINTLKIDRSFVQGIKTSEDNSIIDAIIAMAKGLNLNLIAEGVENQTQIDHLSRAGCGLAQGFFYSHPVPEDELLKFIKSKGNTNGQDSADTIVSSDHDPSYQ; this comes from the coding sequence ATGCACCCATACTATCCGGCACCATGGCGAGGTATTGAAGGCAACTTCGAATCCCTTCCAACAGACATTAATACTAATCGTCCAAAGCGAAGCTATAACGCGCGGATATTGATCGCTGATGATGAGCCAAGGGCGCGAGCCAGCCTGAAGGAAATCCTGCGCTTCACGGGTTATGAGACAACACTGGCGGAATGCGGCCGTGAGGCGATCGATCTACTTAATAGCGGAACTTTCGACTTGATACTGCTCGACCTGAATATGCCTGATCTCCATGGACACAAAGTGATGGAGCATATCGATTCTTATCAGCTGAATTGCGATATCATCGTCGTTAGCGGCGAAACCACATTTGACCATGCGACCATGGCACTACGCAAAGGGGCTCAGGACTTTCTGCGTAAACCCTATGCGCCGGACGAGCTGTTGCGATCTGTCGCCAACGTTCTTGAACGTCGTCAGTTGAAGGCATCAAATCAGTCAATACAACTGCGGCTTCAGGAGTCCGAGTCCCTTCACAAGTTTATCGTCAACAACTCACCCGATATGATCTATCTGCTGGATCATGAGGGCAGATTCGCCTTCATAAATGAGCGCGTAAAGTCACTTCTGGGCTACGACCAGAAAGAAATCATCGGTGAGCATTTCAGCAAACTTATTCACACTGAAGATATAGAACGAGCCCATTTCACATTCAATGAGCGCCGTGCCGGGGAACGCGCCACCCGTAGCGCAGAACTGAAGTTGAGCAGTAAGAACAATAATGGCAGCCGTTTTTTCGATTCCGGCACCGTACCGGTCGAGTTGAGTTCGATCGGCATATACACAACGAATGATGATAAAACCAAGTCATTCATAGGCACCTATGGTGTTGCACGGGATATCTCCGAACGGAAACAGGCCGAAGAACTCATCAAATATCAGCTCTACCACGATTTGTTGACCAATCTACCTAATCGCAGCTTGTTCCGCGATCGGTTAAACATGGCCATGGCGCAATCCAAGCGCTCGGGTAAAAAATTGGCAATCATGTATCTGGACATGGACCGTTTCAAGATCATCAATGACTCACTCGGTCACTATGTGGGTGATGAGTTACTGAAAATGGTTGGCCAGCGGCTCCGCAGTGAGTTGAGAGAAGCCGATACCCTCGCCCGCGTCGGTGGTGACGAATTCAATCTGCTTGTACCCGAAATCAATGATATACAGGATGCAAGAAACCTGGCGGAAAAGATTCTCCGACTGACGTTGGAACCCTTTATCATAAAAAACGAGGAGATTTTCATCAGCTTCAGCATCGGCATCTCCATCTATCCCAGTGATGGTGACACCAAGGACTCATTAATCAAACATGCCGATATTGCGATGTATAAAGTGAAGAATGCCGGAAAGAACGGCTATGCCTTCTATTCCGAGAAGATGAAGGCTCACTTCTCGCAATCCCTGGATATTGAGAATGGCTTACGCAAAGCGATCTCAACCAATGAACTATGTCTCTACTATCAACCACAATTTGATATCAACAACGGTTATATGAGGGGTGTTGAGGCACTGGTTCGTTGGAAACATCCTGAAAAAGGTACAATCCAACCCAATGAATTTATCAGTGTCGCAGAAGAATCCGGCCTGATCATACCCCTTGGTGAATGGGTGCTGCGAAGGGCGTGCACGGACATAAAACGCTGGATGGAACACGAAGGTATCACATTACAACTTTCGGTAAACATCTCAATGCAACAACTTGAGATGGATCAGTTTGTAAATAAAGCACTCAAGATCATCAAACGACATCAATTACCGAAAAACACTTTGGAACTGGAAATCACCGAACATGCCATTATGCAGGATATGGAGAAAGCGATAGATGCCTTGACCAAGTTATCCCATAAAGGCATACGCATCGCCATCGATGATTTCGGTACCGGCTACTCATCATTGGGCTATCTACAGAATTTGCCAATCAATACCTTGAAGATCGACCGCTCGTTTGTTCAAGGCATCAAAACCTCCGAAGATAACTCTATCATCGATGCGATTATCGCCATGGCCAAGGGACTCAACCTGAACCTGATCGCCGAGGGTGTGGAAAACCAGACCCAAATCGATCATCTCAGCAGGGCTGGTTGCGGTTTGGCGCAAGGATTCTTCTACTCTCACCCTGTGCCTGAGGACGAGTTGCTCAAATTTATAAAGTCAAAAGGCAACACCAATGGCCAAGACAGCGCGGACACGATAGTGTCCTCTGATCACGATCCGTCTTATCAGTGA
- a CDS encoding HDOD domain-containing protein codes for MPTQSEHKRLIGRFSNLPSPPAILIELIDSCNNSDVSFKHLAETIEKDAGVSSKVITAANSPFYRQWQEISDIQRLLVVLGIRSVRTIAINSAVQQFFNQLSKQAGQALDEIWFQSLICAQTAKALADLTTYRSPDEAYLAGLLHRLGQLALLQASPDEYGAILEQDLTGESLVKAEIEKFDFSSPQIGSHMIESWDLQSFLADAVLYQHEPADNILDCSHLVKLVNLASHLSDSSDKLENEVLARADTLFGLNQTIVEELIQDARDKAANAARSLGITLPRQKTEKQAQDHQQALAERIKQAALFGGGLEAIPETPDVIATMQQIQRDLDLLFGIQQVCYLILNQDGKTLSPISPTAHNNALLEEITISVESDRSLAATAFNQKSSRYSQGDENLPLVSVVDRQLARFLNNEALLYLPLSTHQSRIGLIAIGINQNQWEELDGQQQLLTLFAGEAAEMLQRQQNMLSHQQQMIEDERATFHLEARKVVHEANNPLGIINNYLHILGMKLGEDHEATEELNIIKEEIARVGKIILRIRDIPDELEQQTKSVDINQLIQDLYKLFQSSLFPMHNISTELDLDSNLPHLDTQRGHIKQILTNLIKNAVEAMPEGGKLGIETRANAYINGKEHIEIQITDDGPGIDKEIMDQLFTPVTTTKDNSHSGLGLTIVKNLIDELSGSINCTSNSGVGSRFQIYLPRIG; via the coding sequence GTGCCTACTCAATCGGAGCATAAGCGACTCATCGGAAGATTCAGCAATCTTCCCAGCCCGCCAGCAATCCTTATCGAGCTCATCGATAGCTGCAACAACTCCGACGTGAGTTTCAAGCATCTGGCCGAAACGATAGAGAAAGACGCTGGAGTCTCTTCCAAGGTCATCACGGCAGCCAACTCACCTTTCTATCGTCAATGGCAGGAGATCAGCGATATACAGCGACTGTTGGTGGTTCTTGGTATTCGCAGCGTCAGAACAATCGCCATCAACAGCGCAGTCCAGCAATTTTTCAACCAGCTCAGTAAACAGGCTGGACAAGCCCTTGACGAAATCTGGTTTCAGTCACTGATATGCGCACAAACAGCAAAGGCCTTGGCGGACCTGACCACATACCGGTCACCCGATGAGGCCTATCTTGCGGGACTCCTGCATCGACTGGGACAGCTGGCTTTACTGCAGGCCTCTCCCGATGAGTACGGGGCCATACTTGAACAGGATTTGACAGGGGAGTCACTGGTCAAGGCGGAGATTGAGAAATTCGACTTTTCATCGCCGCAGATCGGATCACACATGATAGAAAGCTGGGACCTGCAATCCTTCCTGGCTGACGCAGTGCTCTACCAGCACGAACCTGCAGATAATATTCTCGACTGCTCGCACTTGGTAAAACTGGTCAATCTTGCAAGCCACCTCTCCGACAGCAGCGACAAACTGGAAAACGAGGTCCTGGCGCGTGCCGATACCCTGTTCGGGCTGAATCAGACAATCGTGGAAGAGTTAATCCAGGATGCCAGGGATAAGGCAGCCAATGCGGCACGAAGTCTTGGCATTACCCTGCCTAGACAGAAAACCGAAAAACAGGCACAAGATCATCAGCAGGCATTGGCAGAACGCATCAAACAGGCGGCCCTATTCGGCGGTGGTTTGGAAGCTATACCGGAAACACCGGACGTGATCGCCACGATGCAACAGATTCAGCGCGACCTCGATCTGCTCTTCGGCATTCAACAGGTCTGCTACCTGATACTGAATCAGGATGGGAAGACGCTAAGCCCGATCAGCCCTACAGCCCATAACAATGCACTGTTGGAAGAAATTACGATTTCCGTTGAATCCGATCGCAGTCTGGCCGCCACTGCCTTCAATCAAAAAAGCTCCCGCTATTCACAGGGTGATGAGAATCTGCCGCTGGTAAGTGTCGTGGATCGCCAATTGGCGCGCTTTCTGAACAACGAAGCCCTGCTCTACCTGCCGTTGAGCACCCACCAATCCCGGATTGGATTGATCGCCATCGGCATCAACCAAAACCAGTGGGAAGAACTGGACGGGCAACAGCAGCTACTCACACTCTTTGCCGGGGAGGCGGCAGAAATGCTCCAGCGGCAGCAGAACATGCTCTCCCATCAACAGCAGATGATTGAAGACGAGCGGGCCACTTTTCATCTCGAGGCGCGGAAAGTCGTACATGAGGCGAACAACCCACTCGGAATCATCAACAACTACCTGCACATTCTCGGCATGAAACTTGGCGAGGATCATGAAGCAACCGAAGAACTGAATATTATCAAGGAAGAAATTGCAAGGGTCGGCAAGATCATACTGCGTATTCGTGATATTCCCGATGAACTCGAGCAACAGACAAAAAGCGTCGACATCAACCAACTCATACAGGATCTGTACAAATTATTTCAATCCTCGCTGTTTCCCATGCACAATATCTCCACCGAACTTGATCTTGACTCGAACCTGCCCCATCTTGACACGCAGCGGGGTCATATCAAGCAGATACTGACCAATTTGATAAAAAATGCAGTCGAAGCTATGCCAGAAGGGGGAAAACTGGGTATTGAAACCCGCGCCAATGCCTATATAAATGGCAAAGAACACATTGAAATTCAGATTACTGACGATGGCCCAGGAATAGACAAAGAGATTATGGACCAGTTATTCACCCCGGTTACAACCACCAAAGACAATTCCCACTCCGGATTGGGGCTTACTATCGTTAAAAATCTCATTGATGAGCTTTCCGGTTCCATTAACTGTACATCGAATAGCGGGGTGGGCTCGCGATTTCAGATCTACCTGCCCAGGATCGGCTAG